Proteins encoded in a region of the Flavobacterium sp. MDT1-60 genome:
- a CDS encoding carbonic anhydrase family protein, producing MDNQLKSVVMLFAAMLLVSCNNGTKTEKSNSSSIIKEDEKPVISHVMTKEEQTRLTPDSILQEFIAGNKRFQSGTTTVRDHSKQARKSAPGQFPKAVVLSCVDSRVPVEDVFDQGLGDIFVGRVAGNFVNEDLLGSMEFACKVSGAKLVLVMGHQHCGAIKGAIDDVKLGNITAMLSKIKPAVAMSQDFTGKKLSKNDDFVKYVSENNVRYAIDQIREKSPILKEMEDKGEIKIVGVFYNLTDGTLEFLK from the coding sequence ATGGACAATCAACTTAAATCAGTAGTAATGCTGTTCGCAGCAATGCTATTGGTTTCTTGCAACAATGGAACAAAAACAGAAAAATCAAATTCATCTTCCATTATAAAAGAAGATGAAAAACCTGTAATTTCTCATGTAATGACCAAGGAAGAACAAACCAGGCTTACCCCTGATTCTATCTTACAGGAATTTATAGCAGGAAACAAACGTTTTCAAAGCGGTACCACTACAGTTCGCGACCATAGTAAACAAGCCAGAAAATCAGCACCGGGACAGTTTCCAAAAGCAGTTGTATTAAGTTGTGTAGATAGTCGTGTACCAGTCGAAGATGTATTTGACCAGGGTTTAGGTGATATTTTTGTGGGACGAGTAGCAGGAAATTTTGTAAACGAAGATTTATTAGGCAGTATGGAATTTGCTTGTAAGGTGTCAGGTGCAAAATTGGTTTTAGTAATGGGACATCAGCACTGCGGAGCTATAAAAGGTGCAATTGATGATGTAAAACTTGGCAATATTACAGCCATGCTTTCAAAAATAAAACCTGCTGTAGCAATGAGCCAGGATTTTACAGGTAAAAAACTTTCTAAAAATGATGACTTTGTAAAATACGTTTCCGAAAATAATGTGCGATATGCTATTGATCAAATCCGTGAAAAGAGTCCTATTCTTAAAGAAATGGAAGACAAAGGAGAAATAAAAATTGTAGGTGTATTTTATAATTTGACAGACGGAACACTTGAATTTTTGAAATAA
- a CDS encoding DUF2490 domain-containing protein has translation MKNYLLALTFLLGGLQSVIGQNNRINTNNSIGWYNFFGTFKISEKFGIHTEYQWRRNEIITEWQQSLLRVGINYNLNSRVLFRVGYGWIETYPYGEIPINGMGRNFTEHRIFEMVQLNHKEGIIDFSHRFMLEQRFVGRYSSINETTEDEFPLLNRIRYMIRVQVPLKGNEIKDKTPYLAFYDEIFIGFGKNVNMNVFDQNRIGILLGYRFNKNIRIEGGYLNQTVQLGRQIDGQNVFQNNNGVILNTNLNFDLTKTNK, from the coding sequence ATGAAAAATTATTTATTGGCACTCACTTTTTTGCTTGGCGGTTTACAATCAGTAATCGGGCAAAATAATCGTATTAACACAAACAACAGTATTGGATGGTATAACTTTTTTGGAACATTTAAAATCTCAGAAAAATTTGGAATACATACCGAATACCAATGGCGTAGAAATGAAATCATTACCGAGTGGCAGCAAAGTTTATTAAGAGTTGGGATAAACTATAACTTAAATTCAAGAGTATTATTCCGGGTTGGTTATGGTTGGATAGAAACATATCCTTACGGCGAAATACCTATAAACGGGATGGGCAGAAACTTCACAGAACATAGAATTTTTGAAATGGTACAGCTGAATCATAAAGAAGGAATCATTGATTTTTCACATAGATTTATGTTAGAACAAAGATTTGTAGGCCGGTACAGTTCAATAAATGAGACAACAGAAGACGAATTTCCGTTATTAAACCGAATTCGATATATGATAAGAGTTCAGGTACCTTTAAAAGGAAATGAGATAAAAGACAAAACACCATATTTGGCTTTCTATGACGAAATTTTTATTGGATTTGGAAAAAATGTAAATATGAACGTTTTTGATCAAAACAGAATTGGAATTTTATTAGGCTACAGGTTTAATAAAAATATAAGAATTGAAGGAGGTTACCTAAATCAAACCGTACAGTTGGGAAGACAAATAGACGGACAAAATGTTTTTCAAAACAATAATGGAGTAATATTGAATACCAATTTAAATTTTGACCTGACTAAAACAAATAAATAA
- a CDS encoding VOC family protein, whose product MEKKQVLRGLATVNFYATDHEGAKKWYSEFLGIEPYFNVPGYTEFRIGDYQQELGIIDSSYAPEGYSIKPSGAIAHWHVDDLKATLDRLIAMGATQYQPITDHSQGKGTFVTASVVDPFGNILGIMTNVHYLDILKQKNS is encoded by the coding sequence ATGGAAAAGAAACAAGTTTTAAGAGGTTTAGCAACAGTTAACTTTTATGCAACAGACCATGAAGGTGCTAAAAAATGGTACAGTGAATTTTTAGGTATTGAACCCTACTTTAATGTGCCAGGATACACCGAATTTCGTATTGGCGACTACCAACAAGAATTAGGAATAATTGATAGTAGCTATGCACCAGAAGGTTATTCAATAAAACCATCCGGAGCTATTGCCCATTGGCACGTTGACGATTTAAAAGCTACACTTGACAGATTAATTGCAATGGGAGCAACCCAGTATCAACCCATTACAGACCATAGCCAGGGTAAAGGAACATTTGTAACAGCTTCCGTAGTTGACCCTTTTGGTAATATTCTCGGCATAATGACAAATGTTCATTATCTCGATATTTTAAAACAAAAGAACTCTTAA
- a CDS encoding RidA family protein has protein sequence MKNIVMFALVLLSFNLSAQTPEQKLNQLGIQLPKIPEALGSYVDFVRVGNLVFLSGRGPLKTDGKYSTGKIGQDLSMEEGYQAARLTAINQLAVLKQAFGSLDKIKRIVKVNGYVNTTDSFTEQSKVMNGFSDLLIEIFGEEGRHARTSVGVFTLPQNMAIEVEMIVEMK, from the coding sequence ATGAAAAATATAGTAATGTTTGCATTAGTACTATTGAGTTTTAATTTGTCTGCGCAGACCCCGGAGCAAAAATTAAATCAGTTAGGAATTCAATTGCCAAAAATACCCGAAGCTTTAGGTAGTTATGTGGATTTTGTAAGAGTTGGAAATTTGGTTTTTCTTTCAGGGAGAGGACCGCTTAAAACAGATGGAAAATATAGTACCGGCAAAATAGGGCAGGACTTAAGTATGGAAGAAGGGTATCAGGCTGCCAGGTTAACGGCTATAAATCAGCTGGCGGTACTTAAGCAGGCTTTTGGAAGTCTGGACAAAATAAAACGGATAGTCAAAGTGAACGGTTATGTAAATACTACCGACTCCTTTACGGAGCAATCTAAAGTAATGAATGGTTTTTCGGATTTACTAATTGAAATATTTGGCGAAGAAGGCAGGCATGCCCGTACTTCTGTAGGCGTATTTACACTTCCGCAGAATATGGCAATCGAGGTAGAAATGATTGTAGAAATGAAATAG
- a CDS encoding alpha/beta fold hydrolase: MKTNLKTIVTTSAVIFLLALSTVFSQSQRKPASLGREEYIEVEKNVKLHVTDLGEGKPVVLIHGWPLSDAMYEYQYAELIQKGYRVIGITLRGFGLSDKPGGAYNYDVYADDIKVILDKLKIEGATIGGFSMGGATVIHYVAKYNAAHVSKLALFGAAAPLWTKRADFNYGFWTKEDVNGLIALNNTNRPQLFENFGKIFPANETSVSAGQGAWLGTIQAQASPYAMAESMKALRDTDLREDLKKIKIPTLILHGTQDKICSYELAEQMHKSIANSTLIPFEKSGHALFIEELPKFNAELIKFIK, from the coding sequence ATGAAAACCAATTTAAAAACAATCGTAACAACAAGTGCAGTAATTTTCTTATTAGCACTATCAACTGTATTTTCTCAAAGCCAAAGAAAACCGGCAAGCTTAGGAAGAGAAGAATATATTGAAGTAGAAAAAAATGTAAAACTGCATGTAACAGATTTAGGAGAAGGAAAACCGGTAGTATTGATTCACGGATGGCCATTGAGCGACGCAATGTATGAATACCAATATGCAGAACTTATCCAAAAAGGATACCGTGTTATCGGAATCACCTTAAGAGGTTTTGGATTATCAGACAAACCGGGTGGGGCTTATAATTATGATGTGTATGCAGATGATATCAAAGTGATCCTGGACAAGCTTAAAATTGAAGGAGCCACTATTGGCGGATTCTCTATGGGAGGTGCAACAGTGATTCATTATGTGGCCAAATACAATGCAGCGCATGTTTCAAAATTGGCTTTGTTTGGCGCAGCGGCTCCATTATGGACTAAAAGAGCAGACTTTAATTACGGTTTCTGGACAAAAGAAGATGTAAATGGACTTATTGCACTTAATAATACTAACAGACCACAGTTGTTTGAGAATTTTGGAAAAATTTTTCCGGCCAATGAAACAAGTGTTTCAGCAGGGCAAGGTGCATGGCTTGGTACTATTCAGGCGCAAGCATCACCATATGCAATGGCTGAATCTATGAAAGCACTTCGTGATACTGATTTGAGAGAAGATTTGAAAAAAATCAAAATACCAACTCTTATTCTTCATGGTACACAGGACAAAATTTGTTCTTATGAATTAGCTGAGCAAATGCACAAATCAATTGCCAATTCAACTTTGATTCCATTCGAGAAAAGCGGTCATGCTTTATTTATAGAAGAGCTTCCAAAATTCAATGCCGAGTTAATTAAATTCATAAAATAA